A section of the Cololabis saira isolate AMF1-May2022 chromosome 16, fColSai1.1, whole genome shotgun sequence genome encodes:
- the tspan37 gene encoding tetraspanin 37 has translation MCGQRRNAYKTALRLTSQLLWVVGTVVGLSAVYLLMKYRQNSLFFAQTYFALPAFFALCSAAFLLATGFLGFRISLGESRCLQGLFVYMLVVAFCLESTASALAFYHSKKLDSDIAPLSDVFQEYTGSSQDASSRAVDVTQEEFQCCGVRNYTDWMETSWFNRTGELLVPRSCCNTTSFPSCNGTVDQPWQFYPEGCHMKLERTLKFILSFIIWSSLGFFLMEVVLLLMVAKLMRDKDFLEYHIMDYK, from the exons ATGTGTGGTCAGAGAAGAAACGCGTATAAAACAGCACTTCGGCTGACGAGTCAACTTCTGTGG GTGGTTGGGACAGTGGTGGGTCTGAGTGCTGTCTACCTGCTGATGAAGTACAGACAGAACAGTCTGTTTTTCGCTCAGACTTACTTCGCCCTGCCAGCGTTTTTTGCGCTTTGCAGCGCCGCATTCCTCTTGGCAACTGGATTCCTTGGTTTCCGGATAAGTCTTGGGGAGTCCCGCTGTCTGCAAGGACTG TTTGTTTACATGCTGGTTGTGGCCTTTTGTCTGGAAAGTACGGCCTCGGCGTTGGCCTTTTACCACTCTAAAAAG TTGGATTCTGACATCGCTCCGCTCAGTGACGTTTTTCAGGAGTATACAGGGAGCAGTCAGGACGCCAGCTCGCGAGCTGTTGATGTCACACAAGAGGAG TTCCAGTGTTGTGGTGTACGTAACTACACAGACTGGATGGAAACCTCCTGGTTCAATCGAACAGGAGAACTCTTGGTTCCTCGCAGCTGCTGCAACACTACGTCTTTCCCTTCATGCAACGGCACTGTGGACCAGCCGTGGCAGTTCTACCCGGAG GGCTGTCACATGAAGCTGGAAAGGACCTTAAAATTCATCTTGAGTTTTATAATCTGGAGCTCCTTGGGGTTTTTTCTGATGGAG GTTGTTTTGCTTCTGATGGTGGCAAAACTGATGAGAGACAAAGACTTTCTGGAGTACCACATCATGGACTATAAATGA